A single genomic interval of Asinibacterium sp. OR53 harbors:
- a CDS encoding HD domain-containing protein, with protein MSLQLGRTVFGDPANKGRVLSREDAMELFNSWVLNPKLKLHMLQVAALMRSWAAEKEQLDEAGQWRWELAGLLHDADWDQWPDLHCKKIIEELEQRQIDPEIIRAIASHGHPHFGVVPETQMDKLLYAFDELSGLIHAYSLMRPGGYEGMDLKGVKKRLKEKSFAANVSREDIADACERAAIQLDDLIYFIIPRQALVTEK; from the coding sequence ATGTCATTGCAATTGGGAAGAACCGTATTTGGAGATCCTGCCAACAAAGGCCGGGTATTATCGCGTGAAGACGCCATGGAACTGTTCAATAGTTGGGTACTGAACCCAAAACTGAAACTGCATATGTTACAGGTGGCCGCATTGATGCGTAGCTGGGCAGCCGAAAAAGAACAGCTCGATGAAGCGGGTCAATGGCGTTGGGAACTGGCAGGATTATTGCATGATGCCGACTGGGACCAGTGGCCCGATCTGCACTGTAAAAAAATCATCGAAGAACTGGAACAACGCCAGATAGATCCTGAAATCATACGGGCTATTGCTTCCCACGGTCACCCGCATTTCGGTGTGGTACCCGAAACACAGATGGATAAATTATTGTATGCATTCGATGAGTTATCGGGGTTGATACATGCCTATTCATTGATGCGTCCCGGTGGTTACGAGGGTATGGATCTGAAAGGTGTTAAAAAAAGACTGAAAGAAAAATCTTTCGCGGCCAATGTATCCAGGGAAGATATTGCAGATGCCTGTGAAAGGGCTGCCATACAATTGGATGATTTGATCTATTTTATTATACCTCGCCAGGCTTTGGTAACCGAAAAATAA
- a CDS encoding N-acetylmuramoyl-L-alanine amidase, with protein sequence MKLILKSIALYFLLVFVVACSRNPYAATNRSYRQQSKDYASTLNAMPVETAFSDSMRVPPFWVGTTNFNMRKPGFVIIHHTAQNSCQQTLRTFTLPRTAVSAHYVICKDGTIHHMLNDYLRAWHAGISKWGNYSDINSASIGIELDNNGFEPFDSLQINSLLSLLARLKKNYGIPAANFIGHGDIAPTRKNDPNYRFPWKKLAEQGFGLWQDEALVPAPADFNHIGALRIIGYDIRDTSAAIQAFKRHFLQDTTKTMNDKDKSVLYNLEKKYM encoded by the coding sequence ATGAAACTGATACTGAAATCTATCGCTCTTTACTTTTTACTCGTTTTTGTTGTTGCCTGTTCGCGCAACCCTTATGCTGCTACCAACAGATCGTACAGGCAACAATCGAAAGATTATGCCAGTACCCTGAACGCCATGCCGGTGGAAACGGCTTTTTCCGATTCTATGCGTGTGCCACCGTTCTGGGTAGGTACCACCAACTTCAATATGCGCAAGCCGGGTTTTGTAATCATCCATCATACCGCACAAAACTCCTGTCAGCAAACATTGCGAACCTTTACGTTGCCCCGTACGGCCGTGAGTGCACACTATGTGATCTGTAAAGACGGAACCATCCACCACATGCTCAACGATTACCTGCGCGCCTGGCATGCAGGCATCAGTAAATGGGGCAATTACAGTGATATCAATTCAGCCTCTATCGGTATTGAACTCGATAACAACGGCTTTGAGCCCTTCGACAGTTTACAGATCAACAGCCTGCTCAGTTTGCTGGCCCGCCTCAAAAAGAATTATGGTATTCCCGCTGCCAATTTTATTGGTCACGGTGATATTGCGCCCACGCGTAAGAACGATCCCAATTACCGTTTTCCCTGGAAAAAACTGGCTGAACAGGGATTCGGATTGTGGCAGGATGAAGCGCTGGTGCCCGCGCCGGCAGACTTTAACCATATCGGCGCGTTGCGTATCATTGGTTATGATATAAGGGATACTTCCGCAGCCATACAGGCTTTCAAACGGCATTTCCTGCAGGATACCACTAAAACGATGAACGATAAAGACAAAAGCGTCTTATACAACCTGGAGAAAAAATATATGTAA